The genomic interval TGACAAGTAATAAATTATTTAAAACATTAGTAACCGTAACTTGTTTGCTTTTGACATTTACTTTAGTTTTTGGAAGTTTTGGATCTAAAGCAAACGCAGCATCACAAGATAAAACATGGGAAAAAATCAAAAAGAGAGGTGTGTTAAAGGTTGGATTATCAGCTGATTATGCACCGTTAGAATTTGAAAGTCATAAAAACGGAAAGCGTGAGTATGTAGGTATAGATATAGAAATTGCTAAAAAAATCGCAAAAGATAACGGGTTGAAATTAGAAATTGTGAACATGAACTTTGACAGTTTGTTAGGTGCTTTAAAGACTGGGAAAATAGATATGATTATTTCAGGAATGACGCCCACACCAGAGCGTAAAAAAGAAGTAGACTTTTCTGATTCATATTTAAAATCTGGACAGACTATGGTCGTGAAAAAGACAAATATCGATAAGTACAAATCTTTAAAGGACTTTGCAAACAAACGTATAGGTGCACAAAAACAGACAACACAAGAAGAACTTGCAAAAAACGAAATTGAAAATGCAGACATACAATCAATGACACGTTTGCCAGAAGTAATAATGGCTTTAAAAAGCGGAAAAACAGATGGTGCGATTATTGAAGGACCTGTGGCAGAAGCATATTTACAACAAAATCCTGAACTCGGTTTTGCAAAAGTAAAATTTTCAGAGCCAGATAAAGATACTTGTATCGCTTTGCCAAAAGAATCACCTGTATTCTTAGATAAATTAAATACCTCAATTAAAGATATCAAAGATAAAGGGTTAATAGATAAATATAAAGAAACTGCAGCGCAAGCTATGGAAGATGATGGGAACTTCTTTACAAAATACAGCTCATTTTTTGTGACTGGTATTAAAAATACAATTTTAATCTCGATTATAGGAGTAGTCTTAGGTGCTGTTTTCGGTGCATTACTTGCATTGATGAAATTAAGTACATTTAAGCCTTTAAAATGGTTAGCAACAATTTATATAGAATTCATTAGAGGTACACCATTACTTGTTCAAGTATTCTTAGTTTTCTTCGGTACAACAGCTGCATTAGGATTGAATATTTCGGCAATGATATGCGGAATGATTGCCATGGTTATTAACTGTTCAGCCTATATTGCTGAAATTATTAGAGCAGGTATCAACGCGGTGGATAAGGGACAAACTGAAGCATCCAGAAGTTTAGGGTTGAGTTATGGTCAAACGATGAAAACGATTATTTTACCTCAAGCGATCAAGAATATTTTACCAGCCTTAGGTAATGAGTTTGTCACAGTTATAAAAGAATCATCAATTGTATCAGTAATTGGAGTTAGTGAAATCATGTTTAATGCGCAAGTAGTTCAGGGGGCATCTTTTGATCCATTTACACCTTTATTAGTTGCAGCAATTTTATACTTCATTTTGACATTTGTTTTATCAAGAGTGATGTATTTCTTTGAAGGGAGAATGAAAGTCAGTGATTAATATAAAACAACTTAAAAAAAGTTTTGGAACAAATGATGTGTTGAAAGATATCAATTTAAATGTAGAGAATGGGGAAGTAGTTGCAATAATCGGACCATCTGGCGGCGGGAAAAGCACTTTGCTTAGATGTATAAATTTATTAGAACAACCTGATAGCGGTGAGATTATTTTTGAAGGGGATAACATATTAAATAAAAATGTAAACTTGAATCACTTACGTCAGAAAATGGGTATGGTTTTCCAAAGCTTCAATTTATTTCCTCATAAAACAGTAAGAGAAAATATTATGTTAGCACCACAATTATTAAAAAAGAATGATACTTCATCTTTAAAAATAGAAGCAGAAGAATTATTGAAAA from Staphylococcus condimenti carries:
- a CDS encoding ABC transporter permease subunit (The N-terminal region of this protein, as described by TIGR01726, is a three transmembrane segment that identifies a subfamily of ABC transporter permease subunits, which specificities that include histidine, arginine, glutamine, glutamate, L-cystine (sic), the opines (in Agrobacterium) octopine and nopaline, etc.) gives rise to the protein MTSNKLFKTLVTVTCLLLTFTLVFGSFGSKANAASQDKTWEKIKKRGVLKVGLSADYAPLEFESHKNGKREYVGIDIEIAKKIAKDNGLKLEIVNMNFDSLLGALKTGKIDMIISGMTPTPERKKEVDFSDSYLKSGQTMVVKKTNIDKYKSLKDFANKRIGAQKQTTQEELAKNEIENADIQSMTRLPEVIMALKSGKTDGAIIEGPVAEAYLQQNPELGFAKVKFSEPDKDTCIALPKESPVFLDKLNTSIKDIKDKGLIDKYKETAAQAMEDDGNFFTKYSSFFVTGIKNTILISIIGVVLGAVFGALLALMKLSTFKPLKWLATIYIEFIRGTPLLVQVFLVFFGTTAALGLNISAMICGMIAMVINCSAYIAEIIRAGINAVDKGQTEASRSLGLSYGQTMKTIILPQAIKNILPALGNEFVTVIKESSIVSVIGVSEIMFNAQVVQGASFDPFTPLLVAAILYFILTFVLSRVMYFFEGRMKVSD
- a CDS encoding amino acid ABC transporter ATP-binding protein, yielding MINIKQLKKSFGTNDVLKDINLNVENGEVVAIIGPSGGGKSTLLRCINLLEQPDSGEIIFEGDNILNKNVNLNHLRQKMGMVFQSFNLFPHKTVRENIMLAPQLLKKNDTSSLKIEAEELLKKVGLEDKGDSYPSQLSGGQKQRVAIARALAMHPDVLLFDEPTSALDPEVVGDVLHVMKELAKEGMTMVVVTHEMNFARDVSDKVIFMADGVVAESGTPEEIFEHPTNERTKQFLQRVLN